gacacaccaaacatgtggaagaaggtgctctggtcagatgaaaccaaaattgaactttttggcaacaatgcaaaatgttatgtttggtgtaaaagcaacacagctcatcaccctgaacacatcatccccactgtcaaacatggtggtggcagcatcatggtttgggcctgcttttcttcagcagggacagggaagatggttaaaattgttgggaagatggatggagccaaatacaggaccattctggaagaaaacctgatggagtctgcaaaagacctgagactgggacagagatttgtcttccatcaagacaatgatccaaaacataaagcaaaatctacgatggaatggttcaaaaataaacatatccaggtgttagaatggccaagtcaaagtccagacctgaatccaatcgagaatctgtggaaagaactgaaaactgctgttcacaaatgctctccatccaacctcactgagctcgagctgttttgcaaggaggaatgggaaaaaatcgatctctcgatgtgcaaaactgatagagacataccccaagcgacttacagctgtaatcgcagcaaaaggtggcgctacaaagtattaacttaagggggttgaataattttgcactcccaatttttcagtttttgatttgttaaaaaagtttgaaatatccaataaatgtcgttccacttcatgattgtgtcccacttgctgttgattcttcacaaaaaaatacagttttatatctttgtgtttgaagcctgaaatgtggcaaaaggtcgcaaagttcaagggggccgaattctTTAGCAAGGCACTTTTTTTGATACAGAATAAATTTGACATGGCATGGTACAGAATAACTAAAATGGAATATTCATGACAGAACTTGACCCTATTTGTATTTTCGTTAAGCTGAATGTCTGGTTTCCAATTTTTTTAGCACAAAACACAATTTTAACCACTTTTCATCCTTCCTGTTTTCAATTATGACCATACATGTTTTGGTTTTGTTTCACTGTGTGATATTTCACCACTTGTTTTCTATGAGATATGGAGGACAGAGAAATCATGTGGCAGTAGCAGCAACACACCAAACTCAAGATATGACCTGCttcctgtttctcttcctgtatcAGCTAAAGTTGATTATACTTTTCTCTTCTTGCTAAAAGGTGGTAGAGGCAAGATGTTCAGTTGGACTGAGTGGAACACTCTTAACCGGTGCagcactcttaaccgctaggctaccagcAGGCCTACAGTGTTGTGTTTAGTGAGGTGAAATGTTCAGAATGTTTACAGATAGAAATGTAATGTATAGAGCTGACACAATTCCCCATTCTACATGCCAGACAATCATACATGTTTATGATTGTTCTTTGATGTTCAATCATCCTGAACAGGCCCTTGTTGGTGGTGTGGCTAAATCTCTGCTGATCTGAGTCTGGCTGCCTCTAGGGGTTTTCGTTTTTGGTGTACAGACATCAATTAACCAACCATTAAAAGACAGAGATTCTGAATGATAGTATAAAGAATTAAACTTTATTCAGTATTTCACTATGGTTCCTTGAAATTGTAACCTGTCATAGGATACTGTGCATTTTTGTTGTGAAAAAATATACATCAAATCATTGCATGTGTCAGTAATAACAAATGCATTAACTATAACAGAGCACATATGCCAGTTATCATTTAATAACAAAACATAAAGCAGGTAAATTTAATGATAAATGACAAGCTTAAAACTCATAAGATATTGTTCATACTCTAAAAAAATGTGTATAATTTTGTAATCACTTTATATTTTTTTAGTATGTACAACTGATTTACTTATGTGTAACTTCATTATAGGCCCCATTATTTACAAAGAGTTTCTTTAATAGGCAATAATTCTTCAAAATAATTTGTTTTCTGAGTGTGCTCTATTGGGAAAAGATGATGGTGAAACACGGCGGATCTAACAACCTTTCCTCCAGCCCAAATCTGCTGGAGGGGAAGTTGGAGTAGGCTAAAGGTCACATTGATAATCCACTTATTGAGTCAACGACAACTCAAGAGCAACAGGAtagagcagtgtttcctaacTCGGTCCTCGGGATACCAAGgcgtgcacgttttggtttttgccttaacgctacacagctgattcacatTACCATAGCTTGACGATTAGCTGATTATTTGTATCAGATGTGTAGTGCTAgggtaaaaaacaaaacatgcaccaTTTGGGGTCCTTAGGACATAGTTTGGGAGACCTTGGGATAGAGAGATAAGTCCTTAATAGATGGCAGAGGTGTGGGAGGTGTCTCCAGACTCAGACCACATGGAGCTCCTCCGGCTGGCAGTCTGCAGCCTGACTCCACTCTTCAGCTTGCAGCCCAGGGAACTCAGCATGTCCAGCAGGTGGCGCCGGAACTTCACCCCCACGAAGGAGTAGAGCACAGGGTTGAGGCTGCAGTGCAGGTAGCCCAGAGAGGAGGTGGCCGTCAGGGAGATGTCCAGGGCTTTATGGCTCTCGCAGTTGACCACCAGGGTGTTGTTGGAGTAGAGGGTGTCCACCATTAAGGTGATGTTGTAGGGAGTCCAGCAGAGGAAGAAGACCAGCACCAGGGCCAGGATGACCCGGACGGCCCTCTGCTTCTGGAGGCCCTGGGAGCCGCGCTGCAGTTGCAGCAGGATGCAGGTGTAGCAGAAGAGCAGCACGGCAGATGGGAGGAGGAAGCCCACTGTATGGTAGAGCAGGCGGGAGGCCAGGCGCCAGTCAAacccagactgggagagagacggGTAGTTGTGGACACACTCCTGTTTGTCTCGTCTGGTGTCCCTCACAGACTCCAGGAAGTGCCAGtcggggatggagaggaggatggagaggagccACACGGACAGGCAGCTGGCCTGCACCATCCAGGGCTTCCTGCGAGAGTACATCTGGACTGCGTGGACCACGGACAGGTAGCGGTCCAGACTGATGCAGGCCAGCAGGAAGATGCCACAGTAAAAGTTgatctgagacagagacacagagacagggggaaACATGACTGTTATACAACTTTTACAAGGTTCAGACAAAGACTACTGCTGTAATTGGGTATCTTGATAACAATTTTGTTGCAGTTTATTTACGTGTTATTACAGAGACGTATACTCTTGCTTCCCAGACCAGCCCCTCCCCTCAACCCCCCTTACTGTGAATATGGCTCCAGTCATCTTGCAGAGGGGGGTCCCGAAGCTCCATTCCTCAGCTGCCTGAGCAGCCCAGAGGGGCAGAGTGAGGAGTAGCAGGATGTCAGCCACACAGAGGTGCAGGATGAAGGTGTCCGTCACGCTCCAGCCACGCCTCCTCTGGACCAGAACCAACAGGACCAACCCGTTACCCAGCAGCCCCAGAACCAGTGTCAGGGAGTAGAACACGGGCAGGAACACAGCATCAAAACTCATACCCTCCTCCAAGCTGCACACCTCCCCAGTTGAACAGCACGTGTCACTGGTATCGGTGTAGTTACTATACTCCTTGTCATAAAAATAATCGAGGTCACTCACAGATATGTTAATTGTAAATTTCTCACCATTGGCCACGAGAGAATCCTGTAAAGGAAACAGAATAAATTCAGTTTTACATTAGGTTTGACTTACACTTCACGGTAAGTGAGTAAAATACAATGTCAGAAAAAGTGCCAAAAGTATTGTTTTTCCTGGAGTGTTTCACCAGTAGGATTTATGtggctttagtatgatatatGTGTGAGATAGTGCTTACATAAAGACGCCATTACTATGGAAGAGACAAAGTaagaacagcagagggagcaccccgccatccacatcaacgggacagtagtggagaaggtggtaaatttaaagttcctcggcatacacgtcACGGAAGGCGCAACAGCGGGAAATTAATGGGGAAAGAATGGGGTTTTGGGATAAACGCCCAAAATAAGGTACATCTACTGAAGAAGGAGGCTGaagaaacttttacagatgcacaatcgagagcatcctgtcgggctttatcaccgcctggtacggcaattgcaccaccctcaaccacaaggctctccaggggTTAGTGCAGTCTTCACAACGATTCACCGagggtaaactacctgccctcccaGGACAccgacagcacccgatgtcacaggaaggccaaaaagatcatcaagaacaacaaccaccagagccactgcctgttcaccccgctatcatccagaaggtgaggtcagtaaaggtgcatcaaagctgggaccgagaggctgaaaaacagcttctatctcagcCATCACTGAgatagccatcactaacatagagaggctgctgccaacatacagactcaaatctctggccacttaaataaacagacttaataaatggatcactagtcactataAATAACGGCACTTACATcttgtttacatatcctacattactcatctcatatgtatatactgcaacGACCCCGGTTTATAAGACTGACTGGCGAGCATACTTttgcacagtcgatagcgcgccggacatcgggctagaaggtcgagggttcgagacctgctccctgctgtttcattacattggtgtcagaagtgatcgGACCTCGCATCCACGATAGTGCGCGTGCTTGGCCGGTGAGCGCGTGCCTGTAAGACGTAGAGTCGCAAACTAGCGCGAGGACGCGCTCTTTGAAAGGAGGGAatagtgtaacgaccctgggtttataagcgccgaaatcgactctgccgcatgagcatgcttttgcggcccagtcgatagcgcgccggacctcgggctcgaaGGTCGAGGGTGCGAGACCTGCTCCCTACTGTTTCATTACAATGCTGTATTCTACAccatgtgtgtgtataaggtagttgttgtgaatttgttagattacttgttagatattactgcatagtCGGAACTACAAgagcaagcatttcgctacactcgcattaacattgcatgtgaccaatacaatttgacttgatttgaacACCACCAAAACAACAGCTATGCAGGTATCACTATCACTGGTTAACACTTGATCTGATTGCCTTGCAGTGAATTTACACATAACACGATCATTTGCATAGCC
The window above is part of the Oncorhynchus masou masou isolate Uvic2021 chromosome 30, UVic_Omas_1.1, whole genome shotgun sequence genome. Proteins encoded here:
- the LOC135523062 gene encoding C-X-C chemokine receptor type 3-like, whose product is MDSLVANGEKFTINISVSDLDYFYDKEYSNYTDTSDTCCSTGEVCSLEEGMSFDAVFLPVFYSLTLVLGLLGNGLVLLVLVQRRRGWSVTDTFILHLCVADILLLLTLPLWAAQAAEEWSFGTPLCKMTGAIFTINFYCGIFLLACISLDRYLSVVHAVQMYSRRKPWMVQASCLSVWLLSILLSIPDWHFLESVRDTRRDKQECVHNYPSLSQSGFDWRLASRLLYHTVGFLLPSAVLLFCYTCILLQLQRGSQGLQKQRAVRVILALVLVFFLCWTPYNITLMVDTLYSNNTLVVNCESHKALDISLTATSSLGYLHCSLNPVLYSFVGVKFRRHLLDMLSSLGCKLKSGVRLQTASRRSSMWSESGDTSHTSAIY